ACGGCTGCCGCCGGCGCCGCCACCGAAGAACGCCTCGAAGACGTCCCCGAGGCCGCCGCCGAACCCGCCGAAGCCACCGGCTCCGGCGCCACCGCCCGACTCGAGCGGGTCGCCGCCCATGTCGACGATGCGGCGCTTCTCCGGATCGGACAGCACCTCGTAGGCGGCCGAGATCTCCTGGAAGCGCTTCTGCGCGTCCTCGCTCGGGTTCACATCGGGGTGGTGCTCGCGCGCCAGCCTGCGGTACGCCCGTTTGATCTCCTGGTCGGTCGCGTTCTTGGACACGCCGAGCGTCCCGTAGTAGTCCCGTGCCACGTCAGGTTTCGTCCTTACTTGGTTTTCTACTCAGTCGATGGACAACGGCACCCGGCGTTCACCGAGCGCCCCACGCTCGGTGTTCACCGAGCGCCCCCGCTCAGCGCTCACCGAGCACCTCGCCGATATATCTCGCAACGGTCGCGACCGATGCGATGGTTCCCGGATAGTCCATCCGGGTGGGGCCGAGCACACCCAGCCCACCGAAGACCGCACCCGCGGCACCGTAGCCGGTGGACACGACGGAGGTGGTCCGCATCTCCTCGAACTGGGTCTCCTCGCCGATCCGGACGGTCACCCGGCCGGGGTCGGTGCTGCTGGCGAGCAGCTTGAGCACGACCACCTGTTCCTCGAGCGCCTCGAGCACCGTGCGCAGCGAGCCCGGCACGTCCCCGTGCCCGTCGAAATCCGCCGCGTTGCGGGTGAGGTTGGCGGTGCCGCCGAGCACGAGGCGTTCCTCCGGGTGCTCCACGAGCGTCTCCACCAGCACCGTGGTGCAGCGGATGACCGCGTCGCGGACCTCCTCGGGGGCGTTGTCGGCGAGTTCCGTCACCGCGATGGACGCGGCCGCCAGGCGCTTGCCGGTGAGGGCGGCGCCGAGCAGTTCGCGCAGGCGGGACAGGTTCTCGTCGGTGATCACGTCGCCGAGTTCGACGATGCGCTGGTCGACGCGACCGGAATCGGTGATGAGCACGAGCAGCAGCCGTGCCGGTGTCAGGGCGACGACCTCGAGGTGGCGCACCGACGACGCCGACAGCGTCGGGTACTGCACGATCGCGACCTGCCGGGTGAGCTGCGCGAGCAGGCGCACCGCGCGCCGCAGCACGTCGTCGAGGTCGACGCCGGATTCGAGGAACTTCAGGATCGCGCGGCGTTCGGCCGCCGACAGCGGCTTGACCTCCGCGATCCGGTCCACGAACTGCCGGTAGCCCTTGTCGGTGGGCACGCGCCCGGAGCTCGTGTGCGTCTGCGTGATGTATCCCTCGGCCTCGAGCACGGCCATGTCGTTGCGGACGGTGGCGCTGGAGACGCCGAGGTTGTGCCGGTCGACGAGAGTCTTGGATCCGATGGGCTCCTTGGTGGATACGTAATCCGCCACGATGGCGCGCAAGACCTTGAATCTCCGCTCCTCGGTACTCGACAACCCGCCACCTCCGTTTCCACCGACTGCAGGGCCTACCGATCGGGGCCGTACCCTGCCAGTCTAGTCGTGTGACGACGGTGCAGCCGCCGGGCACAGGTCCGACACGGCTCGTCGGGCCCGGCCACCGTCGCCGTAGGGTGTTCGCATGATCTTCAAGGGCGTCCGGGACGGCAAGCCGTATCCCGATCACGGACTGTCTCTGCGTGACTGGTCGCGGATCCCACCGCGTCAGGTGCGCCTCGACGAGATCGTCACCACGACCAAGGTCCTCGAACTGGACCGGCTGCTGTCCGAGGACTCCACCTTCTACGGCGATCTGTTCCCGCACGCCGTGCAGTGGCAGGGCGTGCTCTATCTCGAGGACGGGCTGCACCGGGCGGTGCAGTCGGCGCTGCGCAACCGGCCGGTCATGCACGTGCGGGTGTTCGAGTACGACGCGCTGACCCCCACGCCCGGCCGGGCCGAGGCCGACCACCACGACTGAGACCGGCCGAGGTTCAGTCCTCGCCGCCGAGCAGGATCGTGCGGACCACGGCGTCGGCGAGCAGGCGGCCCCGGTCGGTCAGCACGAGATGCTCGTCACGTTCCACCGCCAGACCGTCGGCGACGACGGTGCGGGCCGCCGCGCGCTCCCCCTCGTCGAGGGCGGACAGCGGCAGGCCGGTGCGCAGCCGCACGGTGAGCATCACCAGTTCGGTGTGCCGGTCCTCGGCAGTGAGCTGTTCGCTGCCGGCCACCGGCAGCTTCCCGTCGGCGAGGGTGGCGCTGTAGCGGGCGGGATGCTTGACGTTCCACCAGCGCACCCCGCCGACGTGGCTGTGCGCGCCGGGGCCGGCACCCCACCAGTCGCCGCCGTCCCAGTAGCCGAGGTTGTGGGTGCAGCGCGCCGACGGGTCGTCGGCCTTCGCCCAGTTGGACACCTCGTACCAGGTCATCCCGGCCTCGGCCAGGCGCGCGTCGATCCGTTCGTAGCGGGCGGCGAGGACATCGTCGTCCGGGGCGGGCAGTTCGCCGCGGCGGACGCGGCGGGCGAGGGCGGTGCCGTCTTCGACGATGAGCGCGTAGGCGGAGACGTGGTCGACGCCCGCGGCGAGCACGGCGTCGAGGGAGGCGTCGAGATCGGCGTCGCGTTCGCCGGGGGTGCCGTAGATGAGGTCGAGGTTGACGTGTTCGAAACCGGCGGCGCGGGCCTCCTCCGCCGCCGCGACGGGTCGGCCCGGGGTGTGGGTACGGTCGAGCACCGCGAGCACGTGCGGGGCGGCGGACTGCATGCCCAGCGACACCCGGGTGTAGCCGGCCTCGCGGATGCCGGCGAAGAACTGCGGAGACGTCGATTCGGGGTTCGACTCGGTGGTGACCTCGGCGCCCGCGGCGAGACCGAAGGAGTCGCGGACCGCGTCGAGCACCCGCGCGAGTCCGTCGGCGCCGAGCAGCGAGGGCGTGCCGCCGCCGACGAAGACGGTCTCCGCGGCGGGCACGGTGCGGCCGTCGCGGGCCAGCAGCCGGGCCCCGGCGTCGAGTTCGCGGCGCAACCCGTCGAGCCAGGACTGCGCGGACGCGGCGCTGCCGAGTTCCCCGGCGGTGTAGGTGTTGAAGTCGCAGTAGCCGCAGCGGGTCGCGCAGAACGGGACGTGCACGTACACCCCGAACGGACGGGTCCCCACGCCTGCGAGGGCCGAGTCGGGCAGGTCGAGGCCGGCCGGGCAGGTCTCCTGTGCGGTCCGAGGACCGATCCGGGTGTCGTTCACGCCCTCCAGTGTTCCAGAGACGCAGGGGGACGAATCCCCCACGAGGCGCCTACCTCGACATTTCCCGCGATTTCGGTGGAAATGCCGCCCACGATTCGGAATCGTCCGTGTGACGTGGCACAATGGGCCGCATGACAGGATCCGGAGTGCGACTGGTGGCGCGACGCCACGTCGACTTCAAGCGCGTCTGCGCGTCCTGTTGTCTGCCGTGCGCCGCATGTCTGTGCGCCGACTGTTCGTAGTCGGCACTCTCCCGGCATAGTCCAGATCCCTGCCGGGTCGAACCATGCGTGCACGAGGATCAGCCCCCTCCTGCGCCCGTCGACCCGGTTCTCCCCGCGAACATCAGGAGCACCTGCATGTCGTCGACCACCGACGCCACTCCCGCCGCCGAGCCGGCCCAGCCCGCACGGCGTGCTGCGCGCCCCGCCAAGCGGCGCGCCGAAGGACAGTGGGCCCTCGGCTACCGCGAACCGCTCAACGCCAACGAGCAGACGAAGAAGGACGACAACCCCCTCAACGTCCGCAAGCGTATCGAGAACATCTACGCCCACACCGGTTTCGACGGCATCGACAAGGCAGACCTCCGCGGCCGGTTCCGCTGGTGGGGCCTGTACACCCAGCGTGAGCAGGGCTACGACGGCACATACACCGGCGACGAGAACATCGACCTGCTCGAGGCCAAGTACTTCATGATGCGGGTGCGCTGCGACGCCGGCGCCCTGAACCTGGCCCAGCTGCGCACCATCGCCGGGATCTCCACCGAGTTCGCCCGCGACACCGCGGATCTGTCCGACCGCGAGAACGTCCAGTACCACTGGATCGAGGTCGAGAACGTCCCGGAGATCTGGCGCCGGCTCGAGTCCGTCGGTCTGAAGACCACCGAGGCGTGCGGCGACTGCCCGCGTGTCGTGCTCGGTTCGCCGCTCGCCGGCGAGTCGCTCGACGAGGTCATCGACGGCACCCCGGCGATCGACGAGATCGTGCGCCGCTACATCGGCGACCCTCAGTACTCGAACCTGCCGCGCAAGTTCAAGACCGCCATCTCCGGTCAGCAGGACGTCGTGCACGAGATCAACGACGTCGCCTTCATCGGTGTCGAGCATCCCGAGCACGGCCCCGGTTTCGACCTGTGGGTCGGCGGCGGCCTGTCCACCAACCCGATGCTCGCCCAGCGCGTCGGCGCATGGGTGCCGCTCGACGAGGTGCCCGACGTGTGGGAGGCGGTCGTCGCGATCTTCCGCGACTACGGCTACCGCCGCCTGCGTTCGAAGGCGCGCCTGAAGTTCCTCGTCAAGGACTGGGGCATCGAGAAGTTCCGCGAGGTCCTCGAGACCGAGTACCTGAAGCGCCCGCTGATCGACGGCCCCGCGCCGGAGGCCCCGGTGCGGCCCATCGACCACGTCGGGGTGCAGAAGCTGCGCAACGGCCTCAACGCCGTGGGTGTCGCACCGATCGCCGGCCGTGTGTCGGGCACGATCCTGTCGAAGGTCGCCGACGCCGCCGAGCGGGCCGGTTCGGACCGCATCCGGTTCACGCCGTACCAGAAGCTGATCGTCCTCGACGTGGCCGACGACAAGGTCGAGCATCTCGTCGCGGAACTCGAGGAGCTGGGACTGCCGGCCTCGCCGTCGCCGTGGCGCAAGAACCTGATGGCCTGCACGGGCATCGAGTTCTGCAAGCTGTCGTTCGTCGAGACGCGCAAGCGGTCGCAGTCGCTCGTGCCGGAGCTCGAGGAACGCCTCGCCGACATCAACGCGCAGCTCGACGTGCCGATCACGGTGAACATCAACGGCTGCCCGAACTCGTGCGCGCGGTCGCAGATCGCCGACATCGGCTTCAAGGGCCAGCTCGTCGACGACGGTGAGGGCAACCAGGTCGAGGGCTTCCAGGTACACCTCGGCGGCGCGCTCGGTTTCGATGCGAGGTTCGGCCGCAAGCTGCGTCAGCACAAGGTCTCCAGCGCCGAGCTGGGCGACTATATCGAGCGGGTGGTGCGCAACTTCGTCAAGCAGCGCACCGAGGGCGAGCGGTTCGGCGAGTGGGTCCTGCGGGCCGAGGAGGCGGACCTGCGATGAGCGATTCGGGCAACAGCGACACGATCAGGGAGCAGGAACCGATTCGATGACGATCGACACGAACACCGACGAACTTCGACGCATTGCCGCGCAGGGGGCAGCAGAGCTCGAAGGCGCGTCGGCACAGGAGCTCCTGCGGTGGACCGACGAGACGTTCGGTACCGCCACGGAGCACGGACGCAGCGGGTACGTGGTCGCGTCCAACATGCAGGACGGGGTTCTCGTCCACCTGGCGGCGCAGCAGCGCCCGGGTGTGGACGTGCTGTTCCTCGACACCGGTTACCACTTCGCCGAGACCCTCGGCACGCGGGACGCGGTGGCGCAGGTGTACGGCGTGAACATCGTCACCGCCGAGGCGGAACAGTCCGTTGCCGAGCAGGACGCCCTGCTCGGCAAGGATCTGTTCGCCCGCGACCCGAACGAGTGCTGTCGTCTGCGGAAGGTGGTGCCCCTGAAGAACATGCTGAAGGGGTACCGCGCCTGGGTGACGGGCATTCGCCGCGTGGAGGCACCCACGCGTGCGAATGCCCCGCTCATCTCCTTCGACGAGGCGTTCGGACTCGTGAAGATCAATCCGATCGCGGCATGGACCGACGAGGACATGCAGAACTACATCGACGAGCACGGGATCCTCGTCAATCCCCTCGTCGACGAGGGCTATCCGTCCATCGGATGTGCCCCGTGCACCACCAAACCACTTCCAGGGGCCGATCCGCGCAGTGGACGCTGGGCCGGCCGCGCCAAGACCGAATGCGGGTTGCACGCCTCATGACACTCATCGATTCGAATCCCACCGGAACCCGGACCACCTTGGACGGCAGCAAGTTCGACACGCTCGATGCCCTCGAGTCGGAGGCGATCCACGTCTTCCGCGAGGTCGCGGGCGAGTTCGAGCGTCCCGTCATCCTCTTCTCGGGTGGCAAGGACTCGACGGTCCTGCTGCACCTGGCGATCAAGGCGTTCTGGCCGGCGCCGCTGCCGTTCGCGCTGCTGCACGTCGACACCGGGCACAACCTGCCCGAGGTGCTCGAGTTCCGCGACCACGTGGTCGAGAAGTACAACCTGCGCCTGCACGTCGCGAGCGTCGAGGAGTACCTCGCCGACGGTCGCCTCACCGAGCGTCCCGACGGGATCCGCAATCCGCTGCAGACCGTTCCGCTGCTCGACGCCATCTCGGAGAACCGCTTCGACGCGGTCTTCGGCGGCGGCCGCCGCGACGAGGAACGCTCCCGCGCGAAGGAGCGGATCTTCTCGCTGCGCAATGCCTTCGGCCAGTGGGACCCGAAGCGTCAGCGACCCGAGCTGTGGAATCTCTACAACGGCCGGCACGCACCGGGTGAGCACGTGCGCGTGTTCCCGCTGAGCAACTTCACCGAGCTCGACATCTGGCGCTACATCGCCCGCGAGAACGTCGAACTGGCGAGCATCTACTACGCCCACGAGCGTCCCGTCTACCGCCGCGACGGCATGTGGATGACGCCGGGCGTGTGGGGCGGACCGGCCGACGGCGAGGAACTCGAGGTCCGCTCGGTGCGCTACCGCACCGTCGGCGACGGGTCCACCACCGGCGCGATCCTGTCCGAGGCCGCCACCAACGAGGAGATCCTCGCCGAGGTCGCCGCGTCGCGGCTGACCGAGCGCGGCGCCACCCGCGGCGACGACCGTGTTTCCGAAGCGGCCATGGAAGACCGCAAGCGAGAGGGCTATTTCTGATCATGAGCGACTTCCACGAGCGCACCGACACGCAGCTGCTGCGTCTGGCCACCGCGGGGTCGGTCGACGACGGCAAGTCCACCCTGGTGGGCCGGCTGCTGTACGACACCAAGTCGGTGCTCGCCGATCAGATCGACGCCGTCACGCGCGCCTCGGTCGACCGCGGTCTCGACACCCCCGACCTGTCGCTGCTCGTCGACGGCCTGCGCGCCGAGCGGGAGCAGGGCATCACCATCGACGTGGCCTACCGCTACTTCGCGACGCCGAAGCGCAGCTTCGTGCTGGCCGACACCCCCGGTCACGTCCAGTACACCCGCAACACCGTCTCCGGTGCGTCCACCGCGCAGCTCGTCGTGCTGCTCGTCGACGCCCGCAAGGGTGTGGTCGCGCAGACCCGCAAGCACGCGGCCGTGCTCGCCCTGCTGGGTGTGCCGAAGCTGGTCCTCGCCGTCAACAAGATCGACCTCGTCGAGGACCCGGCGACCGTGTTCGCCCAGATCTCCGCGGAGTTCGGGGAGCTGACCTCCTCGCTCGGCTGGGCGCCCGAGGACGTCCAGGAGATCCCGGTGTCCGCGCTGCACGGCGACAACGTCGCCGTCCGCAGCGAGAACACCCCCTACTACGACGGCCCCACCCTCATCGAGTACCTCGAGTCGGTGCCGGTGGACGCCGACGTGCACGGCCGTCACGAGACGGGCCTGCGGTTCCCGGTGCAGTACGTCATCCGTCCCCGCACCGCCGAGTACCCCGACTACCGGGGTTACGCCGGTCAGATCGCGGCCGGCTCGGTGCGGCCCGGCGACGAGGTCGTCGTGCTGCCCTCGGGTGTCCGCACCACCGTCGAGCGCATCGACTCCCCGGACGGCGAGTTCGACGTCGCCCACGCCGGCCGCTCGGTGACCCTGATCCTCGCCGACGACGTCGACGTCTCGCGCGGCGACATCATCGCGTCGCCGCAGGACGCCCCGGAGTCGTTGTCGGAGTTCGAGGCCACCGTGTGCTGGCTGGCGGAGAAGCCGCTGCGCCCCGGCGCCCGGCTGCTGCTCAAGCACGGCACCCGCGTCACCCAGGCGATCGTGGGCACCATCGAGGAGCGGTTCGACGAGCAGAACCTCACCTCCGTGCCCACCCCGGACAGCATCGAGCTGAACGAGATCGCGCGGATCACCGTGCGGGTCGCCGAGCCGATCGCCGCAGACGACTACCGCGTCAACCGCCGCTCCGGCAGCTTCCTGCTCATAGATCCGGCCGGGGGCAACACCCTCGCCGCGGGTCTGATCGGCAACGGTCTGGCCGCCATCGATCTCGGGGACAGCGTCCCGGCATGACGCCGCTCGTCGCCGTCGCGCACGGCAGCCGCGACCCGCGGTCCGCGCGGGCCGTGGCCGCCGTGCTCGCGGCGCTGCGGGCCGAACACCCGGGCCGCGACGTGCGATTGGCGTTCCTGGACCTGAACACCCCGTCGGTCCCCCAGGTGCTCGGCGCGCTCGCCGCCGAGGGGCACCGGCGGGTGGTGGTCGTGCCGCTGCTGCTCGGCAGCGCCTTCCACGCCCGCGTCGATCTGCCGGCCCTGCTGCGGGAGGCGCAGCAGCGTCACCCGCTCCTCGAGATCCTGTGCTCGGACATCCTCGGCGACGACGACCTGCTCGTCGCCGCGGCCCGCGACCGCATCACGGCCACGGGCGTGTCGGTGGACGATCCCTCGGTCGGGGTCGCGCTGTGCGCCGTGGGATCGCGGCGCCCCGAGGCCAACCGCGCCACCGAGTCGATCGCGCCGCGGATCCTCGCCGGCACGGCGTGGACACGGGAGGCCACCTGCTTCGCCACCACCGACCTGTCCGTCGAGGCGGCGATCGCCGATCTCACCACCCGCGGTGCCCGCACCGTGGTGCTCACCCCGTGGATCCTCGCGCCCGGGCTGTTGTGGGACCGGGCCTGTGCCGCAGCGGAATCGATGCCGCAGGTGCGGACCGCGGCGACTCTCGCCGGTCACGGCGCCCTCGCCCGGGTGATCGACGCACGCTACACCGAGGCCCTCTCGCGGGCCCGCGCGCTGCGGGCGGCCTGAACCGGTCTTCTTCCCGGTCGGGTTCGCCCGATCGGTCCTCCTCGGCTACAACGGAATGCACAACCGTCGCTTCCGGGGAGGGCCTGGCGTGCAGAACGAACTTCGCCGTTACATCGATCGGCTCCGCACCGAGGGATACTCGGTCCGCGACGATCACGGCGAGGACCCGGATCTGATCGACATCGAGGGCCGGGCCGTCGACACCTGGCGGGAGAACTACCCCTACGACACCCGCATGGACCGCGCCACCTACGAGGTGGAGAAGTACCTGCTGCAGATCGAACTGTTGAAGTTCCAGTCGTGGGCGAAGGACAACGGCACCAAGCACATCATCGTGTTCGAGGGCCGCGACGCCGCGGGCAAGGGCGGCACGATCAAACGGTTCCAGGAGTACATCAACGTCCGGCACGCCCGCACCGTCGCGCTGAACAAGCCGTCCGACCGTGAACACGGCCAGTGGTACATGCAGCGCTACGTCCAGCACTTCCCCACCGCCGGTGAGCTCGTCATGTTCGACCGCTCCTGGTACAACCGTGCCGGTGTGGAACGGGTCATGGGCTTCTGCACCGACGAGGAATACGAACTGTTCATGCAGCACGTGCCGCTGTTCGAACAGCTCGTCGTCGAATCCGGGATCTCGCTGACAAAGTTCTGGTTCTCGGTCACCCGCAACGAGCAGCGCACCCGCTTCGCGATCCGCCAGCTCGATCCGGTGCGCCGCTGGAAGCTGTCGGAGATGGACCTCGAGTCGCTCGACAAGTGGGACAAGTACACCGAGGCCAAGGAGGAGATGTTCCGGCGCACCGACACCGACTGGGCGCCGTGGACGACCATCAAGTCCAACGACAAGAAGCGGGCGCGGATCAACGCGATGCGGTTCTTCCTCAACCAGTTCGACTACGACGACAAGGACCCGCAGATCGTCTTCCCCGCCGACCCGAAGATCGTGCAGCGCGGCAAGGACGCCGTCGGGGACTGACGGCACCGCCGTCGCAACGAATCGACGGAAACTGGCCAAATCTCCGTGATCCGTACCACACTGGACGGTGGAGCGAGGAGGTCACATGGACACATCGCAACCCCGTCGCGGCATCGTGGTCGGCGTCGACGGCTCGGACAGCGCCGTCGATGCGGCCCGATGGGCGGCGTGCATCGCCCGGCGTCTCGGTGAACCGGTCGAACTGGTCCACGCGCATCCTCATTCGTCCGACTCGACCACCGAGCCCGCCGAGGCGGTGCTCTCCGCCGCGGAGAACGCCGCGCGGGCGGTCGTCGACGGTGTCGAGATCACCCGGTCCACGCCCTCCGGCAGGCCCGACCGGGTGCTCACGGAGATGTCGCACACGGCCCGGATGGTGGTGCTCGGTCACACCACCACCACCGAGTGGGAGTCGATGATCAAGCGTTCCGACGTCGTCTCGATCGCCAACCACGCCGAGTGCCCGGTGGTGACCTGGCGCAGCGTCGACGGGTTCCGGGTGCCCGACAGCCGGCCCGTGGTCGTCGGGGTCGACGGCACCGAGCTCAGCGCGGCGGCGGTGGAGCACTCCTATGCGCTGGCAGCGGCGCTCGAGGCCCCGCTGATCGCCGTCCACACCTGGACCGAGCAGTCCACCCTCACCTACGGCGAGGGCTCCCGGTTCCGGGATTGGACCGACTATGTGGAGTTCCGCCGGAACGAGATGACCGAGCACATGGCCGGGCACGCCGAGAAGCACCCGGACGTGGAGGTCACCTATCGCGTCGAACGCGGCAAGCCGGACATCGTGCTGCAGGAGGAGTCGAAAACCGCGCAGCTGGTGGTGGTGGGCAGCCATGGCCGCAGTCCGCTGGCCGCGGCGGTGGTCGGGTCGAGCAGCCAGGGGCTGATCCACCACAGCCGCTGCCCGGTCATGGTGTGCCGGACCCCCGCGCACGACCGCACCGCCGAACGCGAACGCTCCGACGAGCAGTAGCGGCCGGTGGTGGTGGGGCCGGTGATGGTCAGGCCGGCGTGTCGGCCCCGTCGCGCACTCCGATCGGGGCGTGCGCGTAGACGGTGTCGCCGGCGACGAGACCGAGATCCTGCGCCTCCCCCCGCGTGATCTGGGTGGTGAACAGCTCCCCCGTCGCGTCGTTGCGCAGTTCCACGCGCACCTCGAAGCCGAGCCTCACCACCCGCTCGACGGTCGACCGGATCACGCCGGTCCCGGCCTCGCCCTGCTCCGCGGCCGGCAGCTCGGGCTGCCGCGCCAGCCGGATGTCGTGCGGACGCACCAGCACACCGTTGAGCTTCGACACCGTGCCGAGGAAGGACATCACGAAGGTGTTCGCGGGCCGGTCGTAGAGCTCGTCGGGCGCGCCGATCTGCTCGATGCGACCGGCGTTCATCACCGCGATGCGGTCGGCGACGTCGAGCGCCTCCTCCTGGTCGTGGGTGACGAGCACGGTGGTCACGTGCACCTCGTCGTGGAGGCGGCGCAGCCAGGTGCGCAGGTCGGCGCGGACCTTGGCGTCGAGGGCACCGAACGGTTCGTCGAGCAGCAGCACCTGCGGGTCGACGGCGAGGGCGCGCGCCAGGGCCATGCGCTGGCGCTGACCGCCGGACAGCTGGGCCGGATAGCGGTTCTGGAAACCACCGAGTCCGACGATCTCGAGCAGGTCGTCGACGCGCTTGGTGATCTCCGCCTTGGGCCGCTTGCGGATCTTCAGGCCGAACGCGACGTTCTCGCGGACGGTCATGTGCTTGAAGGCCGCGTAGTGCTGGAACACGAAGCCGATGTCGCGTTTCTGCGGGGTCACGTCGGTGACGTCCTTGCCGGCGATGCGGACCGTGCCGTGGTCGAGGGTCTCGAGACCGGCGATGGACCGCAGCAGGGTGGACTTCCCCGAGCCCGAGGGGCCGAGCAGAGCGGTGAGCGACCCCGAGGGGATCTCGATGTCGACGTCGTCGAGTGCGGCGAAGTCGCCGTAGTTCTTCCGCGCCCCGGTGACGGTGATCATTCGGTGCTCCTCTTGCGGTCGAGCAGGGTCATCAGCAACAGCACGATCACTGCGATGGCCATGAGCAGGGTGGCGGCGCTGTAGGCGCCGAAGGTGTTGTGGTCGTCGATGTACCGGGCGTGCACGAGCAGGGTCAGGGTCTGCGAGACGCCGGGGAATCCGGACGAGACCATGATGACGGCGCCGAACTCGCCGAGCGCGCGGGCCACGGTGAGGACGATGCCGTAGGTCAGGCCCCAGCGGATCGCGGGTAGGGTTATGCGCCAGAAGGTCTGCCAGGCGTCGGCGCCGAGGGTCGCGGCGGCCTGTTCCTGTTCCTCCCCGATCTCGCGCAGCACCGGTTCGACCTCACGGACGACGAACGGCAGGGTCACGAAGATGGTGGCGAGGACCATGCCGGGCAGTCCGAAGATCACCTTGAAGCCGAGATTCTCGATCGCACCGAACCAGCCGTTGGCGCCCCACAGCATGATCAGGGCGACACCCACGACGATCGGGGACACGGCGAAGGGCAGGTCCACGACGGCCTGCAGGAGACCGCGTCCCGGGAAGCGGCCGCGCACGAGGGCGAGCGCGACGACGATGCCGAAGATCACGTTCACCGGCACGACGATCGCGACGATCAGCAGCGACAGGTTCAGCGCCGAGATCGCCGCGGGGGTGCTGATCGACTCGACGAACGCCATGACGCCGTTCTCGAAGGTGCGGTAGAGGATCACGCCGATGGGCACGATCAGCAGCACGAGCAGGTAGGCCAGGGCGACGAAGCGCAGCGACAGGCGCGAAGCGAGGGACGGTTTCACCGGTCGTCCTCCTCCCGGCGCTGACCGCGGTGCGCGACCACGCGCAGCACGAACAGCACGGCGAACGCGATGAGCAGCAGCACCACCGACACGGCGGCGGCGTTGACGGACCGGTCGATCTCGATCTGCTGCTGGATGTACTGCGAGGCGACCTGCGTCCGGTAGGGGATGTTGCCGCCGATGAGCACGATCGATCCGTACTCGCCGATGGCGCGGGCGAACGCCAGGCCGGTTCCGGACAGGATCGCCGGGGCCAGTACCGGCAGCACGACGCGGCGGAAGATCGTGACGTTGCCGGCGCCGAGGGAGGCGGCGGCCTCCTCGACC
This region of Rhodococcus sp. Z13 genomic DNA includes:
- a CDS encoding sirohydrochlorin chelatase yields the protein MTPLVAVAHGSRDPRSARAVAAVLAALRAEHPGRDVRLAFLDLNTPSVPQVLGALAAEGHRRVVVVPLLLGSAFHARVDLPALLREAQQRHPLLEILCSDILGDDDLLVAAARDRITATGVSVDDPSVGVALCAVGSRRPEANRATESIAPRILAGTAWTREATCFATTDLSVEAAIADLTTRGARTVVLTPWILAPGLLWDRACAAAESMPQVRTAATLAGHGALARVIDARYTEALSRARALRAA
- the cysW gene encoding sulfate ABC transporter permease subunit CysW: MKPSLASRLSLRFVALAYLLVLLIVPIGVILYRTFENGVMAFVESISTPAAISALNLSLLIVAIVVPVNVIFGIVVALALVRGRFPGRGLLQAVVDLPFAVSPIVVGVALIMLWGANGWFGAIENLGFKVIFGLPGMVLATIFVTLPFVVREVEPVLREIGEEQEQAAATLGADAWQTFWRITLPAIRWGLTYGIVLTVARALGEFGAVIMVSSGFPGVSQTLTLLVHARYIDDHNTFGAYSAATLLMAIAVIVLLLMTLLDRKRSTE
- a CDS encoding universal stress protein; translated protein: MDTSQPRRGIVVGVDGSDSAVDAARWAACIARRLGEPVELVHAHPHSSDSTTEPAEAVLSAAENAARAVVDGVEITRSTPSGRPDRVLTEMSHTARMVVLGHTTTTEWESMIKRSDVVSIANHAECPVVTWRSVDGFRVPDSRPVVVGVDGTELSAAAVEHSYALAAALEAPLIAVHTWTEQSTLTYGEGSRFRDWTDYVEFRRNEMTEHMAGHAEKHPDVEVTYRVERGKPDIVLQEESKTAQLVVVGSHGRSPLAAAVVGSSSQGLIHHSRCPVMVCRTPAHDRTAERERSDEQ
- the ppk2 gene encoding polyphosphate kinase 2, encoding MQNELRRYIDRLRTEGYSVRDDHGEDPDLIDIEGRAVDTWRENYPYDTRMDRATYEVEKYLLQIELLKFQSWAKDNGTKHIIVFEGRDAAGKGGTIKRFQEYINVRHARTVALNKPSDREHGQWYMQRYVQHFPTAGELVMFDRSWYNRAGVERVMGFCTDEEYELFMQHVPLFEQLVVESGISLTKFWFSVTRNEQRTRFAIRQLDPVRRWKLSEMDLESLDKWDKYTEAKEEMFRRTDTDWAPWTTIKSNDKKRARINAMRFFLNQFDYDDKDPQIVFPADPKIVQRGKDAVGD
- a CDS encoding sulfate/molybdate ABC transporter ATP-binding protein, whose product is MITVTGARKNYGDFAALDDVDIEIPSGSLTALLGPSGSGKSTLLRSIAGLETLDHGTVRIAGKDVTDVTPQKRDIGFVFQHYAAFKHMTVRENVAFGLKIRKRPKAEITKRVDDLLEIVGLGGFQNRYPAQLSGGQRQRMALARALAVDPQVLLLDEPFGALDAKVRADLRTWLRRLHDEVHVTTVLVTHDQEEALDVADRIAVMNAGRIEQIGAPDELYDRPANTFVMSFLGTVSKLNGVLVRPHDIRLARQPELPAAEQGEAGTGVIRSTVERVVRLGFEVRVELRNDATGELFTTQITRGEAQDLGLVAGDTVYAHAPIGVRDGADTPA